The nucleotide window GTTTTGCCAAAATGCAATCATGGGTTTCATGTTGATTGTATTGATATGTGGTTTCATTCTCATTCCACGTGTCCTCTTTGCCGAAACCCTGTTTCAGAACAGTCTGCAGAATCAATTTCCGAGACCATTGGGTCATCAGTAGAAGAGGGTTCAGCTTCTACAGAGACACAAAATATTCCAACTAATGTTCTGTTTTGGGGAGATGAGACTAGTACTACATCTTCAGCATCCACGAGCAATAGGCCAGAGGGGATTTTAGTGATTGATATTGCAAGACAGAATACTGAACAAGAAGAAGAGGAAGGACAAAAGACACCAACATCAACACGATTGAGATCATTAACGAGGCTTTTTAGCAGGGTAAATCCATGCAACGTAGATGTAGAACAAGGAAGCAGGAGCCAGAGCTAGGATTGCCGCACCTACGTCTGTAATGTCACTGTATGGTTGATTGATCTATTCCACTGGTAATTTCTGCTCGAATTTGAAGATATGATCAATGAAGATTCATATAGCGTAGAACTATCATTTACTAGGTTTTGgtttattgattgattgattctTAGTGCAGATGAAAAGGTTGTCTATAATTTTTAGATGTCtatgtatatgtgtatatattGTATATGTATAATACACAATGCAAGCACCAATGTGCTTCTCTGTTTGTGACTTGAAGTGAATCTATCTTCTCGTATTAATGAAAAAAGAGCACTACGGGGATTGATTTGTAAGTTAAtacatgttttgttttgttttgttttgttttatgtGATGATATTTGGTTAGACAaagttatttaaaaataaaaatgcactcCCTCtgtccactttaattgattttttttggaCTTGCAAATCCAACAAATACGACCTGAAAATCGCATTCAGATACTGCGACTTGCATATTGTATCGCATTTAGCACAAGCGAGTTACAAATCGATTTAGGAAATACGATTTTTATTAATGTGTTGTGTCTAATTGTAAAGAAAAGGTAAAATGTAGTCCCTTAAGTTTGGGTATAGACTCAAACCGTCCATTATGTATGTACAAGaacactaaggggtcgtttggtaggatgcataaGAATAATGTTGAATATGGTGTATTAATAATGTTGATATTagttatgctggtattagttatgctgacatatttcttatccattgtttggtttgatgtattaaagcattacACAATTTCTTAAAGAATTgcttgtttacaaaaataccctcaaaaccagtccATCACTCtaaaactttttaaaagaaacatatgttgagaaatatttttatatgaaaaagttttaaaaaattatttgatttgtctacctatattgtaatatagaactaaatatttatttataaaaaaaagaaatatgctaagtatttatttatttactagagatataattttatttcccactatttgaattattttaaacttgcattaatataataactagcatattttaatcaagcataaattttgaaggacaatttatctttaactaagctaatgcatgcattaaaatccATTGTATTGCTAataccatggttttctatgcattagttatgcataggataataccaaataggatgtataactaatgcttgcataactaatgcataagttcaaaatgtctaccaaacaaggtattattaatacacaaagctaatgcaaacattattttatctaatgcatcctaccaaacgaccatTAATAGTCCTTATTGTTTATTAATGTGAGTGTTATATGTTGTCTGGCTTCGACAATTCATTATAAATCTATTTTACAACTTACTCGAATATTTTCTTGTGTAAATTTGGTTGGTCTCAACTATCACTTATTATAAGCTTATGTGGTGGACTCTTATGGATATAAAGTGCTCCACGATCGTAATGGATATAAAGTGCTGGAGATACTAGCCAAAtattacatatttgagtttgGACAATACTTGATGTACATGAAAAACAGAGCTTGAAGCTTAAGCGAAAAAAAGAACATGTTGAAGTTAGACTTTTCTTAGTGCAAATTATTACTCACTTCCTATTCACTTAAATTTTTCAAAGCGGCATTTTATTGAAAAAGAGAATAGCATGAATGTTTTTTCTCATGGATCCGAAGATCCCTATTCTCGAACTCGATCAATTGATTATATTTCTTTTGCGAGGAACAATTACTTCGTCCTTTTTTAGCCTTTTGTGCATCTTTCTCTCATGCTTTCCGTTGGTCAACAACCAACCAAAGTGCTATATACTTCTTCACTACTCGTACAGGCTTGACAGACTTAAACTGTATATTTTGCCATTATTTGCAAAAattaatgtcaaaattttaatttgatAAACCTGAATTCTAAACCTTAAACTCTAAATGACCGAAGTATTTGCAAGTCTGAAAAGCCTATATTGCAAGCCTCATTGATGCTAAAATTTCGACTTGAATGATTCAAGTTACTCCCTCTGGTCCACAGACCAATTTGTCTCTCGCACATCAATTAAGGAAATGTTAAATTCTAAACAAAAATggttagtgtgactaaactatccttaattaaatgttgcagcataatttaatgtgaggagtaaaagactttttaaggatacgtacataagggtaattttggaaaaacaaattgaattttttcttgattatataaatgaacatttattttggaccaaaataaaaggacaaattgatcacttattgtggGAGAGTATCACTTAGTTGATCCTTGCCGTATAGGATAAAGCTGCATTGATTACAACTGTCATAAATAAAAATTCTGGAAAATTGGAAGCATAATGAGTGTGCTTTACAGATATTTGTGGAAAAAACTATTGATCGTGACACTTTTCCATTATAAGTTTTAGCCATGAGTACTCAAAACATAAGCAGTATTGCAAATGAATTCTACTTTTAATTTTCCTGATACATTATCATACAAAAATATCCTAAAATATCTCAGGCAAACTTCTTAGGTTACGAGGTAAATAGGTCCGTGGGATCGAACATCAGGAGAACTATCCTTAAACTTCTGAAGACAGAAATATGGAACCTCATTGTCCACTCTGTTCATTGGGCTGAAAAGACTTGTGAGGGGTCCTGAAGTGGGCTTCTTGGGCCTGACAGCTATGGCACCCGGCCCACTATACCCTGGCATTGGACCAGAGACACATCCACGCTTTGGCTTGTTAATGGTGGAGCCTTTTGAAGCTTCTCTGTTTCTCTGATTCTTCTTATTATCACTACTCTTCAGCCATGAAAACAGTGAGCTTTTCCATGATTTCTTGCAAGTTTTCTTCACATCCTTTTCAAAATTGTTCTTTCTCGATTCCACGGGACGTGGAGGCGTGACACCAGTTTTTTTCCCTTCTGATTCATGATTTCTTGCTTCTGTCAAGAACTGTAAATTGTGCGAGTCATAAACCATCAAGACAGAAGTAAACACTTTGAAATTTTTCTGTTTTAAACATGTCGAACGACATTTATATGGCTATAAAATCATGCGATTAATGATAAATTGAGAAAgtttaatgttaaattgttttaCGATATAGTATGATGTCACTTTTTCAGAAACAGAGTAAAAGTGAAAGAGTATCAAATTAATTGGTACATAGGGAGCATTTTGCTGGTAAACTATAGTCACATGCATACTACGTGAGTTAAATAagtaataaatatttgaaaaaaatgaCACTACAGAGTTGTTCTTAAAATAATAttcgaaatatatattttttgtatatatgtatatatatataaaaattatacaaattttatacacttgcAAAAAGTAAAAAAACCCTTAATATTTCCATAGATACCAATAGACAATCTAAAAGCGTTTCACCCCTAGCGAAGTTGGTACATATGATGAGGAAAGAAAGagaataaaatatgaaatataattgCTTTAAAATATAGAAAGAACAACAATGACTTACATCCGTAAAGTCTGATTGAGGATCAAACTCATATTCACAATAGTCCCCAGCTTCGTATCTCGGGTATATAGGAAACTTGTTCATGCTTTGCCTTGGACTTTGACGATATATGCCGGTATAGCTTCTGCGAGTGTGAAGTGAAATTTTTCAGAAATCGTTAAAACTCATACCTATAGAGATATATTTTGTTCATTGCATCCGAATTTCCTAGGTAGAGACTTCGGCCTCCTAATGATAGTAGATTCCAAAAGAGAAAAGCtactattttctttaataaagGGGAAAGCCCAGCTAATGCTTTCTATATCCCATGAGAGTGCATAAGAAATTATGGCAAAGAATGGTGGTTGGATTAGTTACAGAAAGCTATATTTACCAAAGCAGTGAAAGGAACGGAGCTACAAAAGCAACTGTTTTTTTATAGTAGAAATGGGTCAACATTGTCACTGTCTGTACATAGATATAAATGAGCTAAATTACAAAtctgaaaacaaaagaaatttaaaaagatAATGAGTGAAGGGATACCGTTTCTTCGATTTCATAAAGTGCATACCTAAGAAAGGAGCTTCTTCAAAAAAAACTGTCTCATTTCTAGCACATTATTCTTGAGCTTTTCTGGAGTGAAGATTTGGATTCATGAAGAAATTAATGTTATTATGGAGTTGGTAACAAAAGAGGGAAAGACGTGAATAAAGGCGCAATTTATTTCTCGTAATTAAATACTAGTTAAAGCAGGAATAAAGGCGCCCTTTTTGTTACGTCAGACTTCTTGTCTCCATTATATACTTGTAGAGTGCTAAATTTATTTCTAAATTTCAATAAGATGAGGTATCACATattattgagagagagagagagagacatgaAGTTTATTAAGAAAATGGGAGTTTTTACGGCGCAATTTTCGGAGTGTGGAGCGAGAGATTATTATAATTTTCCAGTGGGCGACAAGGCACGTGAAAAGAGGATTAAGTTAGCATCATCATGCCAGGGGTTATGGGTTTCAAGCATGGTTCTTGCTATTATGGATTTTCAACAGTTTTACCATACCTTAGTGCTAATAAATTGCTGATTATCGGGAAGCACTGATAAAATTATCTCCCTATATCTTATAGGGATTTGAGCCGTGCGACTGACACTTGCGCTAGATTAGACCTACATCACTCCTAAAACGCAGTCCTTCCCCGAACCTTGATAGTATAGGACTATAGGTTGATAGTATTCAGACAACCATTCAAACTTAGGGCACTGTTGTTTTATCATAAACTAACTAATCAGCGACAGACACGTAGTTGATTGAGAGATACATTTTCGTTTTCCATAAAAAAAGGAAACTCAGATTTTAATGAAGAAGTACAAACCATGCATGGCCTTGTCACGAGTGAGATCCTCACAGAAATAATTGGTTTAGTTAGCAATAGGTTACTGCACGGAACAGTTGATCGAACACGCGAACATCAGCACGAGGAAAATCATTAGTAATGATAGTTTGCTTTTTATGCCACCATTTTCATACTAAAACAGATCCTTTGCTGGAAAGAAAGAGTTGAAGCACTTTCACCATGCTTGAATTGGCACTAGTTAAGGCTCGGCCTTTTGACTTGCTGAAAATCTCAAACGAATTTTTACCAAGTCTACATATACACCTCACAAGAGCATACACCCCCGATCATCCCCCTCCCGTCCCCAGAGAAGGGGAAAAAAAAGCGATAAACTcacattttaaaactaaatggaaaaagcAAACAATCACCTCCTGCAACTCTGAGCTCTTCATCATAAAACCACATAATGTTATCTTTCCACTGACGTGCGCAATAGGAAAGAAAAGCACATTAGCTAGATTAAAGATCAGTTTGATCTTGCCCTCTGCCTATACAATCTCCCATAGCTAAATGAAGGACCTCGACAATTAAGTAAATATCAGGAACCCAGAGCGGGATAACTACGTATCTGTGATTTACTGTGCTCTGTTCGTCAGCGTAGTGCACTAGACAAGATTCCATTCATCAAAGCTGAAGCAGAGGCAAGGCCATTACAACACCAAAAATTGAAACTAGCAACAGCAACAACCAAGTAGGGAAAGATTGCCTCTGTCGGTTTTTGACATCTTTTATAGGCTTCACTCTATTCACGTCATCCTTGGGGGAATTACCATGTTCATCCAACAATGGCCTAGACTTTTCTGCTTGAGTTGGCACGGATGATACCTGCTCTGGAACAGGTTGGGCTGGAAGCTGCTGCTGTTCATACTTCTCCACATACTCGGGAAACAATTTCCTAAAGGTTGGgctattacaaaaaaataaagagtAAGTTACCCCGACCTTATAAAAATGTAATTAAACAAAATGCAGCAGATCTTGAACTGTGGAAACTAAAAAGCTTGAGGCAGTCATCTGAGATAAATACAACACAACAGTAAAGAACTTGTAGTCAACTCACTTTTTACAATTAAAAGCCAGAGACGCCTTTGCAAGCTTCTCTTTCTCAGCAACTGATGTTGTTACACTGCCTGTGGTAGGACTATTGTCCATCTGCAAGTAATACATTGATAGAACATGAAATTAGCAGCTGCATTACAAAATGCATCATTAACCAAATATAATTTGCGAAAAGAAAATGATTCAACATATGCAGCAGATGGTATATAAGCAAGCCATCAACTGAATCAGTAAACTATCTGTTCAAGGTAGAAACGGGAGACTTGGTTCATGTTTCTGAATATATTTGGTTTCCACTGGGCCATTCCAGGTGGTCGGAGAGAAGCTATCATCAGCTGGAAGGGTCAAAATATGGAGAAGAAGTGATTTTTTATTGGCAAAAATTATACAGTTGACAGAGGGCATCCTCATAGCAATGATGGCACAGAGAGTGTTTGGAATGCTCTTCTTGGTAGGAAGACGTAGAGCCACAAGGGGAAATTTCGGAGCAGCATCACCAAGTAGCAGAGCTCCCTCCTTTCCCCGTATACAGAGTGGGCTTTCATGGTCAAATTGATCTCACAACTTCAGATTGTTCTCAACCTCTACCAGTGGTTTTGAAATGAAGAATCTATTCACTAGTACGGCTTCCATGACACAGACAAACAGACAGCACTCAATTGTCCAgacacataaaaaaaataaaaatttgataaAAGGAAATGCACGAAGCAGTTCAAGCACAACTTAGAATATATATCAACAGATGGAATGGGAACACCAAGGGTCTTTCAAAGCTGCATCAGTTGCGGTGAACTTTACCATAAATGAGAGCAGTCCTGTCAGTATGCTGCATGCAAAACAGGGAAAAATTAGCCCAAACAAGGAAGAAAAGTGTTTAATCCAATTGATAATAAAGGTTCTCATTTTAGTTGTAGAAAAATAAGTAGACATTTTTCGCtactttgttttgaaataaattcAGAAACATGTTAGATATCATATAccgagtataaaaatattcataaCAAATTAGACACACATGGAGGGAAGTTATGCAAAAGACAAATATTCTATCGGAAACTGTTTTAACTTAGCGAAAAAGGGAATAAATGGATGCAAAAGATCCATATAGGACACCAACTAATTGGGATTAAGACATATCGTGCTGGGGTTAGATTAGGTCCACTGTGTGTCAGGAGTCTTTTCATTTGTTAAGAAATTTTATGTCAATAGAAAAATGTCAAGAACCTCTAGCGTTGAGAACCCTTAATTTGTCTAAAAAGACGAACTATTGAGTATTTGTATTTTTACCAATAAGACAAACTATTGAGTATAGGCATACAATGTTAGTGCAACTGGTGTCTGACATTTCATGACTCCACCTAGTTTGGAATTGAGCATAGTTCTTTATGTAGTAGAAAGCAAGAACAATTTTGGTACGCAAAAGAATTTTTTCAAGAAAATGTACATTAATTGAGCGGATGGAACAGGGGGAGAGAGAGGGTAAGGGTTTAAGCTAAGGTGGAGGAAAAGGGAAGGCCTGGGCGACCGTGGATAGGGCATCTTTTAGGGTGAGTCTGGACAGCACTGAGGCTCAGGTGGCAGGGAGAGACTGAGTAGTGGTCcaggaaaaagaaaatgtttcATAAGAGAAAACTGAAAACACATCTAACCTTTTAGTTTAGGAAAtgatattttcttttgaaaattacaacaaagatttgttttcccttgtcaTTGCAGAAACAAAAAGAGACAAGTTTCTTGTTACCAAACAGGCACTAAAGAAACTATTGCCCTATAAATAAGCATTATGTCATTGTTGACAGCTCATACCTTGAAACGGACCACATTGGATTCCAACTCTCTGGGTGGACTGTGAAGCAATACGGAAATCAGAAGTTAAGAACAGATAAAGATCATCCCAAAGCAACAGAGAACTGTAGCTACCATGAAATTCTAAAAGCACTTACAGTCACTCATCGATAAGCAGATTTTCTTTTGTGTCATAAATCTTCCATTTGGAGTAGTCATACTACAGAAGAAGAAAACATACACGATGTAAAAATCAGCAGGACCAAACCCTCAAACGCATGGAGACAACCTAGCTTGCAAAGATGAAACAAGTCAGGGATTTTCACACTCATCTGAATTAGATTACCTGATTCCCGGGGGTTTAAACGGATATTCTGGAGGAAACTTGATCTTCCCATAATAATATCCACCTAATGATAGGAGATGGTATCATTTCATGAACAACAACAAAAGGAGCATAGTTCCGGCAaatgaaaaatattaaataatgacAATAAAAATTCCAACAAGATGGATAGGAGGAACAAGAGTGCTATCACCCAATGGCCAACAATATTAGCTAATCATATAATACGAATACTGACCTGCAAATGGTGTTCCTTCACTCccctccaaaacataatctggACACACAAATTTAGGTGGAAGTGGGAACATTAGGAATATCCAAGCAACCAAATGATGAGTTAATTGATAAAGTGAAgccaaagggaaaaaagaaaatagaaggtGGGCCCTCCCAGCAAATAAGCCTATTCAGCTATATTTATTAGAAAAAAAGCATCATTTTTAAGTCTCAATTTTATTCCAAAATTGACTACAAGAATATGAGCAGAAGTAGGACTCACGCCACTCAAGAATATCATTAGGAGAAGGGCGGGCGACAACATGGGAGACAGGTTCCTGCGATGGAGAATGATCATGACATCAGAGCACTGTAGGACACAATCAAATGTGCATGGTTTAGAGTAGTCTAGCAAAACAGGTATAAGGGGATGTCAGCGAGTATCATTTGGTCCATTAAGTAAGACTCTCACCAAGATATGAGAAGAATTTAAGAATACAAGTGCCATACTTTCAGAGCCAGCAACTGTGTGGAGGCAAGCAAAGAATCCATCATCG belongs to Nicotiana tabacum cultivar K326 chromosome 6, ASM71507v2, whole genome shotgun sequence and includes:
- the LOC107790697 gene encoding uncharacterized protein LOC107790697, translating into MHFMKSKKRSYTGIYRQSPRQSMNKFPIYPRYEAGDYCEYEFDPQSDFTDFLTEARNHESEGKKTGVTPPRPVESRKNNFEKDVKKTCKKSWKSSLFSWLKSSDNKKNQRNREASKGSTINKPKRGCVSGPMPGYSGPGAIAVRPKKPTSGPLTSLFSPMNRVDNEVPYFCLQKFKDSSPDVRSHGPIYLVT
- the LOC107790696 gene encoding ubiquitin-conjugating enzyme E2 34, which codes for MAEKACVKRLQKEYRALCKEPVSHVVARPSPNDILEWHYVLEGSEGTPFAGGYYYGKIKFPPEYPFKPPGISMTTPNGRFMTQKKICLSMSDFHPESWNPMWSVSSILTGLLSFMMDNSPTTGSVTTSVAEKEKLAKASLAFNCKNPTFRKLFPEYVEKYEQQQLPAQPVPEQVSSVPTQAEKSRPLLDEHGNSPKDDVNRVKPIKDVKNRQRQSFPTWLLLLLVSIFGVVMALPLLQL
- the LOC107790699 gene encoding RING-H2 finger protein ATL60-like, with the protein product MGSGKLGESGMIELTAKIMMVVIIFLFLVVVFIFFLHLYTKWFWRYRQEDTGNPNGGTRRRRRRRFNFAGGYQEVNVLRRGLDPSVLKTIPVVPFNMKDFKDGLECSVCLSEVSEGENTRVLPKCNHGFHVDCIDMWFHSHSTCPLCRNPVSEQSAESISETIGSSVEEGSASTETQNIPTNVLFWGDETSTTSSASTSNRPEGILVIDIARQNTEQEEEEGQKTPTSTRLRSLTRLFSRVNPCNVDVEQGSRSQS